A stretch of the Candidatus Endomicrobium procryptotermitis genome encodes the following:
- a CDS encoding alanine--glyoxylate aminotransferase family protein, with protein sequence MKKHYLLTPGPTPIPPEVALKEALPILHHRTNEFADIYKDVAEGLKYVFQTKNEVFLLAGSGTGAMEMAVVNILSPDDEVIVASCGNFGDRWIKIAETYGVKVTSVSVPWGNAVKPEEIEKALKANPNIKAVYTTFTETSTGVANNIKAIGDIVSKTSAVLVVDTVSGLAGQEFKTDEWKVDVNVSGSQKGLMLAPGLAFITLSDKAWKLVETSKLPKFYFDIKKYKKSYATNETPFTPPVTLIVALQESLKMIKEKGIENIWNDYKLLAKAARAGMRAIGLELFGEVPCEVVTSAKVPQEIGGKIVKTLREKYGVSIAGGQADLKGKIIRFAHMGYIGKADLLVGFACLEMVLVELGMKIEKGKAVAAAEEVLLNG encoded by the coding sequence ATGAAAAAACACTATCTTTTAACACCGGGACCAACACCTATTCCACCGGAAGTGGCACTTAAGGAAGCTTTACCGATACTGCATCACCGTACGAATGAATTTGCTGACATCTACAAAGACGTAGCCGAAGGATTGAAATACGTCTTTCAGACAAAAAACGAAGTATTTTTGCTTGCAGGTTCTGGAACCGGTGCCATGGAAATGGCCGTTGTAAACATTTTAAGTCCAGATGATGAAGTTATAGTTGCCAGCTGTGGAAATTTTGGCGACAGGTGGATAAAGATAGCTGAAACCTATGGTGTTAAAGTTACCTCTGTTTCCGTTCCGTGGGGGAATGCCGTAAAACCTGAGGAAATAGAAAAAGCGCTTAAAGCAAATCCTAATATAAAGGCCGTATATACTACATTTACGGAAACATCTACCGGAGTAGCCAACAATATAAAAGCGATAGGTGATATAGTTTCAAAGACATCCGCTGTTTTGGTTGTGGATACAGTTTCCGGTCTCGCAGGGCAGGAATTCAAAACGGACGAATGGAAAGTCGATGTAAACGTTTCAGGTTCGCAGAAAGGCTTGATGCTTGCACCGGGACTTGCTTTTATCACTTTAAGCGACAAAGCGTGGAAACTTGTCGAAACTTCAAAACTTCCTAAATTTTATTTTGATATAAAAAAATATAAAAAATCTTATGCCACAAATGAAACTCCTTTTACTCCTCCGGTAACGCTCATAGTTGCACTTCAGGAATCTTTAAAGATGATAAAAGAAAAGGGAATTGAAAATATATGGAATGATTATAAACTTCTTGCAAAAGCGGCAAGAGCTGGAATGCGGGCTATCGGGCTTGAGCTTTTTGGAGAAGTACCATGCGAAGTTGTCACCAGTGCAAAAGTTCCGCAAGAAATTGGCGGGAAAATCGTTAAAACTTTGAGAGAAAAGTACGGTGTATCCATTGCCGGAGGACAGGCGGATTTGAAAGGCAAAATCATAAGATTTGCGCATATGGGCTACATAGGCAAAGCCGATCTTTTAGTAGGTTTTGCATGTCTTGAAATGGTTTTAGTTGAACTGGGTATGAAAATAGAAAAAGGAAAAGCCGTAGCTGCTGCGGAAGAAGTTTTATTAAATGGATAA
- a CDS encoding ATP-dependent Clp protease proteolytic subunit: MPSLIPTVIERWNQGSAVTYDLYSRLLRDRIIFVGGHDGAIATDSANVLIAQLLYLDSEEPGKDISLYINSPGGMVTAGLAVYDTMQFIKSPITTICMGMAMSFGAVLLAAGTKGKRYALTHSRIMIHQPLIYGGGLSGTVSDIDIEAKELVFTKQKLSEIIAKHTGNTAVQVLKDTDRNYYMSAQEAKDYGIIDEVIVSLK; this comes from the coding sequence ATGCCTTCTTTAATACCAACTGTAATAGAAAGATGGAATCAGGGGTCGGCGGTAACTTATGATTTGTATTCGCGTCTGCTCAGAGACAGAATAATTTTTGTCGGTGGACACGATGGAGCAATCGCTACTGATTCCGCAAACGTTTTAATTGCCCAGCTTTTATATCTTGATTCGGAAGAACCCGGAAAAGATATAAGTTTATACATAAATTCTCCAGGCGGAATGGTTACCGCAGGACTTGCAGTTTATGACACCATGCAGTTCATTAAGAGTCCGATTACCACTATATGCATGGGCATGGCGATGTCTTTCGGTGCGGTTTTGCTTGCCGCCGGCACAAAAGGCAAAAGATATGCCCTTACACATTCGAGAATTATGATTCATCAGCCTTTAATTTATGGCGGAGGTTTGTCAGGAACGGTTTCCGACATAGACATTGAAGCCAAAGAGCTTGTTTTCACAAAACAGAAACTTTCAGAAATAATAGCAAAACATACAGGCAATACCGCCGTACAGGTTCTAAAAGATACGGACAGAAATTATTATATGTCTGCGCAGGAAGCAAAAGATTATGGAATTATAGATGAAGTAATAGTGAGTTTAAAATAA
- the lon gene encoding endopeptidase La → MSELDRFTSDKNDNQKIPDTLPMLPVRDIILYPAMVLPLAVGREKSVRALEEAMATNRLIFVVTQKNIQIEEPMPDDIFNIGTVCEVLQMLKMPDGTLKALVEGLNRAQWTDFRRNDRGYVEVGLNIFDEKVEKTAESEAIMRRAISLFEQYVKLNPRMPMEVSVSVNNISDPARLADTIASHLAIKNNDKQSILELVNPIERLEKIIQILNAEIEILNIERRIQNRVRNQIEKTQKEYYLTEQMKAIQKELKQKDDAQKDLDELRLKLKNMKMPAAAREMAEKELSRLEKMMPMSPEATVIRTYLEWIIDLPWEKSTEDNLDLRRAKEILDQDHYGLEKVKDRILEYLAVLSRVHKIKGPILCFIGPPGVGKTSIAKSVARSLGRNFVRISMGGVRDEAEIRGHRRTYIGSMPGKIIQSMKKACSNNPVFILDEIDKIGADWRGDPSAALLEVLDPEQNYAFGDHYLDVDFDLSKVMFITTANTLHNIPNTLLDRLEIIRFSGYVDDEKSHIARDFIIPKQLAEHGLKKDELIIPEDALASVIKNYTHEAGVRNLSREIANLCRKAAKDLAFDTNIKSITITAEKLNKYLGIPLYERERISENDIGVVTGLAWTEAGGETLTIEVNKMKGKGGLVLTGKLGDVMKESAQAALTYVRSSSDKLNIAESMFKDTDFHVHVPEGAVPKDGPSAGIALATALASVCMNKPVKKRIAMTGEVTLRGRVLAIGGLKEKVLAAFREGINTVLFPESNKKDLVDIPQDIKEKIKMIPVSHMDEVIFFAIEKLQMGNFSCAADINKSQTKKKNKK, encoded by the coding sequence ATGAGCGAATTAGATAGATTCACAAGTGATAAAAATGATAATCAGAAAATACCCGACACTTTGCCCATGCTTCCTGTCAGAGATATTATTCTTTATCCTGCCATGGTTTTGCCTTTGGCAGTGGGGAGGGAAAAATCTGTAAGGGCTTTGGAAGAAGCAATGGCGACAAACAGGCTTATTTTTGTGGTCACGCAAAAAAATATACAGATAGAAGAGCCTATGCCTGATGATATTTTTAATATCGGAACTGTATGCGAAGTTTTACAGATGTTAAAAATGCCGGACGGCACACTTAAAGCCTTGGTTGAAGGCTTGAACAGAGCTCAGTGGACGGATTTCAGACGTAATGACAGAGGATATGTTGAAGTAGGGCTTAATATTTTTGATGAAAAGGTGGAAAAGACGGCCGAGTCTGAAGCTATTATGCGCCGTGCAATTTCACTTTTTGAGCAATACGTAAAATTAAATCCCAGAATGCCGATGGAAGTTTCAGTTTCGGTAAACAATATTTCCGATCCCGCAAGGCTTGCCGATACAATCGCTTCTCATTTGGCTATAAAAAATAATGATAAACAGTCCATCTTGGAACTTGTAAATCCGATAGAAAGGCTTGAAAAAATCATACAAATACTCAATGCAGAAATCGAGATTCTAAATATTGAGAGGCGTATACAAAACAGGGTGAGAAATCAAATAGAAAAAACTCAAAAAGAATATTATCTTACCGAACAGATGAAAGCCATTCAGAAAGAATTAAAACAAAAAGATGACGCGCAGAAAGATTTGGATGAGCTTAGATTAAAACTTAAAAATATGAAAATGCCCGCCGCCGCCAGAGAAATGGCGGAAAAGGAGCTGTCAAGGCTTGAAAAGATGATGCCGATGTCTCCAGAAGCCACGGTAATCAGAACTTATCTCGAATGGATAATAGATCTTCCTTGGGAAAAATCTACGGAAGACAATCTTGATTTAAGAAGAGCAAAAGAAATTTTAGATCAAGATCATTATGGGCTGGAAAAAGTAAAAGACAGAATACTTGAATATCTTGCCGTTCTTTCTAGAGTTCATAAAATTAAAGGACCAATTCTTTGTTTTATAGGTCCTCCCGGAGTTGGCAAAACCTCTATAGCAAAATCTGTGGCAAGAAGTCTCGGTAGAAATTTTGTCAGAATTTCCATGGGCGGTGTTAGAGATGAAGCTGAAATCAGAGGACACAGACGCACATATATCGGTTCTATGCCGGGCAAAATAATACAGTCTATGAAAAAAGCCTGTTCAAATAATCCTGTATTTATTTTAGACGAAATAGATAAAATAGGAGCCGATTGGAGAGGCGATCCTTCCGCGGCTCTTTTAGAAGTTTTGGATCCAGAACAGAACTATGCTTTCGGCGATCATTATCTTGACGTTGATTTTGATTTATCAAAAGTCATGTTCATAACCACGGCAAATACTTTGCACAATATACCGAACACTTTGCTTGACAGGCTTGAAATTATACGATTTTCAGGATATGTCGATGACGAAAAAAGTCATATTGCGCGCGATTTCATCATTCCCAAACAACTGGCTGAACACGGGCTGAAAAAAGATGAGCTTATTATACCTGAAGATGCGCTTGCTTCCGTCATAAAAAATTATACACATGAAGCCGGCGTAAGAAACCTGAGCAGGGAAATAGCCAATCTTTGCAGAAAAGCGGCAAAGGATCTGGCTTTTGACACAAATATTAAATCCATAACCATAACTGCAGAAAAGTTAAACAAATATCTCGGCATTCCACTTTACGAAAGAGAGCGCATATCCGAAAATGACATCGGCGTCGTGACGGGACTTGCGTGGACTGAAGCCGGAGGGGAAACTCTTACGATTGAAGTAAACAAAATGAAAGGCAAAGGCGGACTGGTACTTACGGGAAAACTTGGCGATGTAATGAAAGAGTCAGCTCAAGCTGCTCTTACTTATGTGCGTTCATCGTCTGATAAGCTTAATATAGCTGAAAGCATGTTTAAAGATACGGATTTCCATGTTCATGTTCCTGAAGGAGCCGTTCCTAAAGATGGTCCTAGTGCGGGTATAGCTTTGGCTACGGCGCTGGCATCAGTTTGCATGAATAAACCTGTAAAGAAAAGAATCGCCATGACAGGTGAAGTTACTTTAAGAGGACGTGTTTTGGCTATAGGCGGTCTGAAAGAAAAGGTTTTGGCAGCTTTCAGGGAAGGAATAAATACGGTATTATTTCCGGAAAGCAATAAAAAAGATCTTGTTGATATACCGCAGGACATAAAAGAAAAAATTAAGATGATACCAGTTTCGCATATGGATGAAGTTATTTTTTTTGCAATTGAAAAACTTCAGATGGGCAATTTTTCCTGCGCAGCTGATATAAATAAATCGCAGACAAAAAAGAAAAACAAAAAATAA